Below is a window of Pleurodeles waltl isolate 20211129_DDA chromosome 4_1, aPleWal1.hap1.20221129, whole genome shotgun sequence DNA.
ggcacactggactgctctgagtggccagggccagcaggtgacgtcagagactccttctaataggctccttcaggtgttactagcctatcttctctcctaagtagccaaaccctcttttctggctatttagggtctctgctttggggatttccttagataacgaatgcaagagctcatccgagttcctctgcatctctctcttcaccttctgccaaggaatcgactgctgaccgcgctggaagcctgcaaaactgcaacaaagtagcgaagaagactactgcaactctgtaacgctgatcctgccgccttctcgactgctttcctggtggtgcatgctgtgggggtagtctgcctcctctctgcactagaagctccgaagaaatctccagtgggtcgacggaatcgtccccctgctaccgcaggcaccaaagaactgcatcactggtaccctgggtctcctctcagcacgacgagcgaggtcccttgaatccagcaactctgtccaagtgactccaacagtccagtgactcttcagtccaagtttggtggaggtaagtccttgcctccccacgccagactgcattgctgggaaccgcgacttttgcagctactccggcctctgtgcacttccggcggaaatcctttgtgcacagccaagcctgggtccacggcactctaacctgcattgcacgactttctaagttgtcctccggcgacgtgggactcctttgtgcgacttcgggtgagcaccgtttcactcctctttgtagtgcctgttctggcacttctgcgggtgctgcctgcttctgagagggctccttgtcttgctcgacgcctcctctgtccccagacgcaattggcaatatcctggtccctcctgggccacagcagcatccaaaaaccctaatcgcacgacttgcagctagtaaggcttgtttgtggtctttcttcaggaaaacacttctgcacgactttccacggcgtgcgggatccgtcctccaaaggggaagttcctagcccttgtcgttcctgcagaatcctcagcttcgactgtccagtagcagcttctttgcacccacagctggcatttcctgggcatctgcccatctccgacttgcttgtgacttttggacttggtccccttgttccacaggtaccctcgactggaaatccattgttgttgcattgctggtttgtgcctttcctgcagaattcccctatcacgacttctgtgtcctttggggaactttagtgcactttgcactcacttttcagggtcttggggtgggctatttttctaaccctcactgttttcttacagtcccagcgaccctctacaaggtcacataggtttggggtccattcgtggttcgcattccacttttggagtaaatggtttgtgttgcccctatccctatgtgtccccattgcatcctattgtaactgtacattgtttgcactgttttctaatactatactgcatatttttggtattgtgtacatatatcttgtgtatatttgctatcctcatactgagggtactcactgagatacttttggcatattgtcataaaaataaagtacctttatttttagtatatctgtgtattgtgttttcttatgatattgtgcatatgacactagtggtactgtaggagcttcactcgtctcctagttcagcctaagctgctctgctaagctaccattatctatcagcctaagctgctagacaccctatacactaataagggataactgagcctggtgcaaggtgcaagtaccccttggttctcactacaagccagtccagcctcctacacttgcgcTCTGAGTAGAGCCCTGGGTAGAGTTCTCTGACTCTATTGCTCTTAGTAGAGCCTTGAGTAGAGTTCTGTGTGTCTGGTGCTCTGAGTAGAGCCTTGGGTAGCGTTCTGTGAATGTAGCGCTCTCAGTAGAGCCTTGGGTAGAGTTCTCTGTGTCTAGTGCACTGAGTAGGACCTTAGGTACAGTTCTGTGTGTCTAGTGCTCTCAGTAGAACCTTGAGTAGAGTTCTGTGTGTCTTGCCCTCTGAGTACAGCTTTAGGTAGAGTTCTGTGTGTCTAGCCCTCTGAGTACAGCTTTAGGTAGAGTTCTGTGTGTCTTGTGCTCTGAGTAGAGCCTTGGGTAGAGTTCTGTGTGTCTTGTGCTCTGAATACAGCCTTGGATAGGGTTCTGTGTGTCTAGTGCTCTGAGTAGAGCCTTGGTTACAGGTCTGTGTGTCTAGCGCTCTGAGTACAGCCTTGGGTAGAGTTCTGTTTGTCTAGTGCTTTGAGTGAAGCCTTGGGTAGAGTTCTGTGTGTCTAGCACTCTGAGTAGAGTCTTGGGTAGAGTTCTGTGTGTTTGGTGCTCTGAGTAGAGCCTTCAGTGGAGTTGTGTGTTTGTCTAGTGCTCTGAGTAGAGCCTTGAGTAGAGTTATGTGTGTCTAGTGCTCTGAGTAGAGCCTTGAGTAGAGTTCTGTGTGTCTAGTACTCTGAGTAGGGCCTTGGGTAGAGTTCTGTGAGTCTAATGCTCTGAGTAGAGCCTTGAGTAGAGTTCTGTGTGTCTAGCGCTCTGAGTGCAACCTTGGGTAGAGTTCTGTGTGTCTAGAGCTCTGAGCAGAGCGTCGGGTAGCGTTCTGTGTGTCTGGTGCTCTGAGTAGAGCCTCGGGTAGAGATCAATGTGTCTATTGGTCTGAGTTGAACCTTGGGTACAGTTCTGTGTGTCTAAGGCTCTCAGCAGAGCCTTGGCTACAGGTCTCTGTGTCTAGGGCTCTGAGTACAGCCTTGCGTAGAGTTCTGTGTGTCTAGTGCTCTGAATTGACGCttgggtacaggtgtgtgtgtctaGCGCTCTGAATAGAGCCTTGGGTAAAGGTCTGTGTGTCTGGTGCTCTGAGTACTCCCATGGTTAGAGTTCTGCGTGTCTGCCCCTCTGAGTAGAGCCTTGCGTACAGTTCTGTGTGTCCAGCCCTCTGAGTAGAGCCTTGGGTACAGTTCTGTGTGTCCAGCCCTCTAAGTAGAGCCTTGGGTACAGGGCTGTGGGTCTAGTGCATTCAGTAGAGCATTGGGCAAAGTTCTGTGTGTTTAAGGCTCTCAGTTGAGATTTGGGTTGAGTTTTGTGTGTCTAGCCCTCTAAGAAGGGTCTTGGGTAGAGCTGTCTGTGTCTAGCCCTCTGAGTAGAGCCTTGGGTACAGGCCTGTGTGTCTGGCCCTCTGAGTAGAGCCTTGGGTAGAGTTCTGTGAGTCTAGTGCTAGGAGTACAGCCTCGGGTAGAGTTCTGTGTGTGAAGCGCGCTGAGTACAACCTTGGGCAGAGCTCTGTGTGTATAGTGCACTAAGTTGAGCCTTGCGTACAGTTCTGTGTGTCTAGCCCTCTGAGTACAGCCTTGGATAGAATTATGCATGTGTAGTGCTCTGATTACAGCCTTGGGTATAGTTCCATGTATCTAGCCCTCGGAGTACAGACTCGGGTGGAGTTATTTGTGTCTAGCTCTCTGAGTAAAGCCTTGGGTAGAGTTATGTGTGTCTAGAGCCCCGAGTGGAGCCTTGAGTAGAATTCTGTGTGTCTAGAGCTCTCAATACAGCCTTGGGTAGATTTCTGTGTGTCTATCGCTCTGAGTTGAGCCTTGGGTACAGCTCTGTGTGTCTAGCCCTGCAGGTACAGCCTTGGGTACAGTTCTGTGTGTCTAATGCTCTGAGTAGCGCCTTGGGTACAGTTCTGTGAGTGTAGCGCTCTGAGTAGAACCTTGGGTAGAGTTCTGTGTGTCTAGTGCTCTCAGCAGAAACTCGGGTAGAGTTCTGTGTTATAAGTGCACTGAGTAGGGCCTTGGGTTGAGTTCTGTGTGTCCAGTGCTCTGAGTAGGGCCTTGGGTAGAGTTCTGTGAGTTTAACGCTCTCAGTAGAGCCTTGGGTATAGTTCTGTGTTTCTAGCCCTCTAAGTACAGTCTTAGGTAGAGTTCTGTGTGTCTATTGCTCTGAGTAGAGCCTTGAGTAGAGTTCTGTGTGTCTAAGGCTCTCAATAGAGCCTTGGTTACAGGTCTCTGTGTCTAGGGCTCTGAGTACAGCATTGGGTAGAGTTCTGTGTGTCTAGTGCTCTGAATTGACCCttgggtacaggtgtgtgtgtctaGCGCTCTAAATAGAGCCTTGGGTAAAGGTTTGTGTGTCCGGTGCTCTGAGTACTCCCTTGGTTAGAGTTCTGTGTGTCTGGCCCTCTGAGTAGAGCCTTGGGTACAGTTCTGTGTGTCCAGCCCTCTGAGTAGAGACTTGGGTACAGTTCTGTGTGTCCAGCCCTCTGAGTAGAGCCTTGGGTACAGGGCTATGTGTCTAGTGCATTCAGTAAAGCATTGGGCAGAGTTCTGTTTGTTTAGGGCTCTAGGTTGAGATTTGGGTAGAGTTTTGTGTGTCTAGCCCTCTAAGTAGGGTCTTGGGTAGAGCTGTCTGTGTCTAGCCCTCTGAGTAGAGCCTTGGGACAGGCCTGTGTAGAGCCTTGGGTAGAGTTCTGTGAGTCTAGTGCTAGGAGTACAGCCTCAGTAGAATTCTGTGTGTCTAGCGCTCTGAGTAGagcctcagtgtaggaggctggactggcttgtagtgagtaccaaggggtacttgcaccttgcaccaggcccagttatcccttattagtgtatagggtgtctagcagcttaggctgatagataatggtagcttagcagagcagcttaggctgaactaggagacgtgtgaagctactacagtaccacttagtgtcatatgcacaatatcataagaaaacacaatacaaagttatactaaaaaataaaggtactttatttttatgacaatatgccaaagtatcttagagtgtaccctcagtgagaggataggaaatatacacaagatatatatacacaatagcaaaaatatgcagtatagtcttagaaaacagtgcaaacaatgtatagttacaataggatgcaatggggaaacatagggataggggcaacacaaaccatatactccaaaagtggaatgcgaaccacgaatggaccccaaacctatgtgaccttgtagagggtcgctgggactattagaaaatagtgagagttagaaaaataaccctccccaagaccctgaaaagtgagtgcaaagtgcaccaaagttcccctaaggacaaagaagtcgtgttagaggaataatgcaggaaagacacaaaccaacaatgcaacaactgtggatttccaatctagggtacgtgtggaacaaggggaccaagtccaaaagtcacaagcaagtcggagatgggcagatgcccaggaaatgccagctgcgggtgcaaataagcttctactggacagaagaagctgcggtttctgcaggaacgcaaagggctagagacttcccctttggtggacggatccctctcgccttgtagagtcgtgcagaagtgttttcccgccgaaagaacgccaacaagccttgctagctgcaaatcatgcggttagcgtttttggatgctgctgtggcccaggagggaccaggaggtcgcaaattggaccaggagagagaggggacgtcgagcaagacaaggagccctcttagcagcaagtagcacccggagaagtgccagaaacaggcactacgaggatgcgtgaaacggtgctcacccgaagtcgcacaaagaagtcccacgtcgccggagaacaacttaggaggtcgtgcaatgcaggttagagtgccgtggacccaggctggactgtgcacaaaggatttctgccggaagtgcacggaggccggagtagctgcaaaagtcgcggttcccagcaatgcagtctagcgaggtgaggcaagggcttacctccaccaaacttggactgaagagtcactggacagagttgctggattcgagggacctcgctcgtcgtgctgagaggagacccaagggaccggtaatgcagctttttggtgcctgcggttgcagggggaagattccgtcgacccacgggagatttcttcagagcttctagtgcagagaggaggcagactacccccacagcatgcaccaccaggaaaacagtcgagaaggcggcaggatcagcgttacagagttgcagtagtcgtctttgctactatgttgcagttttgcaggcttccagcgcggtcagcagtcgattccttggcagaaggtgaagagacagatgcagaggaactccgctgagctcttgcattcgttatctaaagtttccccagagacagagaccctaaatagccagaaaagagggtttggctacttaggagagaggataggctactaacacctgaaggagcctatcagaaggagtctctgacgtcacctggtggcactggccactcagagcagtccagtgtgccagcagcacctctgtttccaagatggcagaggtctggagcacactggaggagctctggacacctcccaggggaggtgcaggtcaggggagtggtcactcccctttcctttgtccagtttcgcgccagagcaggggctaaggggtccctgaaccggtgtagactggcttatgcagaattgggcacatctgtgcccaagaaagcatttccagaggctgggggaggctactcctcccctgccttcacaccattttccaaagggagagggtgtcacaccctctctcagaggaagtcctttgttctgccatcctgggacaagcctggcttgaccccaggagggtagaaacctgtctgaggggttggcagcagcagcagcagcagctgcagtgaaaccccaggaaaggcagtttggcagtaccagggtctgtgctacagaccactgggatcatcgaattgtgccaacaatggcaggatggcatagagggggcaattccatgatcttagacatgttacatggccatattcggagttaccattgtgaagctacatataggtattgacctatatgtagtgcacgcgtgtaatggtgtccccgcactcacaaagttcagggaattggctctgaacaatgtgggggcaccttggctagtgccagggtgccctcacactaagtaactttgcacctaacctttaccaggtaaaggttagacatataggtgacctataagttacttaagtgcagtgtaaaatggctgtgaaataacgtggacgttatttcactcaggctgcagtggcaggcctgtgtaagaattgtcagagctccctatgggtggcaaaataaatgctgcagcccatagggatctcctggaaccccaataccctgggtacctcagtaccatatactagggaattataagggtgttccagtaagccaatgtaaattggtaaaattggtcactagcctgttagtgacaatttggaaagaaatgagagagcataaccactgaggttctgattagcagagcctcagtgagacagttaggcactacacagggaacacacacatataggccacaaacttatgagcactggggtcctgactagcagggtcccagtgacacataacaaacatactgaaaacatagggttttcactatgagcactgggccctggctagcaggatcccagtgagacagtgacaacaccctggcatacactcacaaacaggccaaaagtgggggtaacaaggctagaaagaggctactttctcacactcagttAGAGTTCTGTGTTTCTAGCCCTCTGAGTACAGCCTTGGGTAAAGTTCTGTGTGTCTAGCGTTCTGAGTACAGCCTTGGGTAGAGTTCTTTGTGTGAAGCGTGCTGAGTACAGCCTTGGGTAGAGTTCTGTGTGTCTAGTGCTCTGAGTACAGCCTTCGATACAGTTCTGTGTGTCTAGTGCTCTGAGTACAGCCTTGGGTAGAGTTCTGTGTGTCTAGCGCTCTCAGTAGAGACTTTGGTACAGGTCTGTGTGCCTAGCACTCTGAGTACAGCCTCAGGTAGAGTTCTGTGTGTCTAGCCCTCTGAGTAGAGCCTTGGGTAGAGTTCTGTGTGTCTAGTCCTACGAGTAGTGTCGTGGGTAGAGTTCTGTGTGTCTAGTGCTCTGAGTACAGCCTCGGGTAGAGTTCTTTGTGTCTAGAGCTCTGAGTAGAGCCTCTTGGTAGAGGTCTGTGTGTCTGGTCCTTTGAGTAGGGCCTTGGGTATAGTTCTGTGTGTCCAGTGCTCTGAGTAGGGACTTGGGTACAGTTCTGTGTGTCTAAGGCTCTCAGTAGAGCCTTCAGTACAGTTTGTGTCTAGTGTTCTTAGTAGGGCCTTGGGTAGAGTTCTGTGAGTTTAACGCTCTCAGTAGAGCCTTGGGTATAGTTATGTGTGTCTAGCCCTCTAAGTACAGCCTTAGGTAGAGTTCTGTGTGTCTATTGCTCTGAGTAGAGCCTTGAGTTGAGTTCTGTGTGTCTAGCTCTCTGTGTACAGCCTTGGGTAGAGTTCTGTGTGTTTAGTGCTTTAAGTATAGTCTTGAGTAGAGTTCTGTGTGTCTAGCACTCAGAGAAGAACCTGGGGTAGCGTTGAATGTGTCTACCACTCTAAGTAGAGCCTTGAGTAGAGTTCTGTGTGTTTTGTGCTCTGACTACATCCTTGGTTAGAATTCTGTGTGTCTAGAGCTCTCTGAATACAGACTTGGGTAGAGTTCTGTTTGTTTAGTGCTTTGAGTATAGTCTTGAGTAGAGTTCTGTGTGTCTAGCACTCTGAGAAGAACCTTCGGTGGCGTTCAGTGTGTCTAGCACTCTAAATAGAGCCTTGGGTAGAGTTCTGTGTATCTAGAGGTCTGAGTACAGCCTTCGGTAAAGTTGTGTGTGTCTAGCGCTCTGAGTACAGACTTGGGTACAGTTCTGTGTGTCTAGTGATCTGAGTAGGGCCTTGAGTAGAGTTATGTGTGTCTAGTGCTCTGAGCAGAGCCTTGGGTACAGGTCTGTGTGTCTAAGGCTCTCAGTAGAGCCTTGGGTACATGTCTGTGTGTCTAGCGCTCTGAGTAGAGCCTTGGGTAGAGTTCTGTGTGTCTAGCCCTCTGAGTACAGCCTTCAGTAGTGTCTTGTGTGTCTAGTTCTTTGAGTAGAGCTTTGGGTGGAGGTCTCTGTGAGTCTGTTGTTAGTATTTGACTGAGTTAAGGGTGTAAAAGGCCACTATACCTCTTCTCTGTGGGACTGGACATGGTACACTGCCAGCATCACCGTAAGCTGTAGTTCACCTTTAAACGTGCCTCTTCTTTCAATAACAGGTCCTGAGGAGATGTCACCAGTCGCATCACTGGGCATCAACGAGGAGGGAGAGACCTACCCCATGGACATCCAAGAGTACCGGTCAGCTGTAACTGATGGCAGCCCTTCTGGTGAGTAGAGAACTCTACAGTGCTTCGAAGCATCTTCAAAGTGCACAAGTTTTACACATGCTGTCTCTGCGTCTCCTGCCCCATCTTGTCATCGGATGAGGTGTCTCCTTGAATACCAAAGCTTAGATTCCTGTCACCAGAAAAGGCAGTGAAGAGTATTATTTTTGTTAAGGGTGCCAGGGACCCTTCAGCATAGTGTTTGACAGAACAACTGATAGGTTTTGCAGATACAAATACATTCAACATTAATGTCCAGAGTAAAGGGGAGGAAATGATTGCGAGAAACCCTTAGGTTCCAATTCCCACTGGTACTGATCCTATGCGCCACATGTTTTAAATGCTTGTGAACATGCTCTTACAGGACTCTTCTCACTGTTTTAAGGCCCCTTGACGGACCGGCCTTCTAGGGGACCTAGTGGCCAGTCTTACAGTGATATCTCTGTGTTCACATTCTAATGCAGTCTGCGTGTGCGCAGGCTTCACTCAGGTTTATGTGGCTCTCAGACTTAAGTAGAGTTTGATAACCCGTAGGGTGTACATTTGGGACGTCTTATGGTGCATTTGAGGTTTCACCCTGAAATCAAGTGCCTTTTATCTGCCTCATAATCGAGCTCATGCTTTTTACACTTGGATTCAGTTGCTGCAATAAATgccttgaaatccagtttgcatcttgaGTCCTGCCTTGGTATGTGTGTtactgagtaactgagtgaaaggggtatgatctgttctccacgacttccctgaggggtCAGAGTGtctttaggttgccacaaatcactacTACCCACGATTGAGGTGGGTGATGTACTGCGGGGCTAACCAGGAATTAGAGCAACAGCTTCCAGACAATGTggggttgactcagtctcccacacttggtGGTGTTGCTGCCCTAAACACGCAGTCTTATTACCTTAATAAGAGCCACAAGACAGTAATGTAGCCCACAGACTCCCCATGGCTGTGTCTTTGGACAAAAGATACCTTCTCCACAGACGAGCAAAGGTGACATCAGCATCTCACTTATGAGGCATCTCAGTAACCTCTTCAGGTGACCTACAGAATCCAATGCCTCCTTCATGCACATGACTTCCACACTGCAGCCAGGATCTGCCTTATTCACGACTCACAGTCTCAAGAGAATACTTCCTATGGTGCACTGTTTCACAGCAGACAACTAACCCGTCCTTTGTTTTATTATCCTACAGGTTATGGAAGCACCAAAAGGAACCGAAAAGTCAGCAATATTTCAAAATGTAAAGATAAGTTGATACTTTGCGAATCTACAGCACAGAAACTGAAATCAAACATAGCGCAGAGCATTACTGAGAGAAAGCATTCTGTGAGCCAGATGTGGGCGGGAAGTTATGAAGCGCAGAGAGAGGAGAACCCCGAACATCTGCAAAGTGATTGCATTCAACTAGCACATTCCAGTTTTCATCAGGCAACACAAAATGTTCCGTCTTCTGAAACATATGACGCATGTGAAGGCACTATGAGAAACCATGTTTCACACAAACCAGTCCCTCTGCAGAGCTGCCGACCATATCCTAGTCCTGAAGAAGAGCGGGTCTACCCGAAGGACAGCCGAAACGGGCGTCCACAAGCACTTAAAGTAAACGGGAAGTATACATGTACCGAATGTGGGAAAAGTCTCTCGTCAATGACTGCTCTTACCAGACACGAGCGAATACACACGGGAGAGAGGCCATTCCACTGTGCCATATGTGGTAAGACCTTCAACCAGAATGGAGCTCTTCACCGGCACCAAAAACTTCACACTGGCGAGAAACCCTATCAGTGCAACCTGTGTGGGAAAAGCTTTAACCTCAAACACAACCTTGTGGGACACCAGAAAATACACACAAGACTGCAACAAAACTATGAAACTGATGGGTAGTAGAAGCTGAAATGCCACAGTACCAGAGAGAAAATGGATCCAAGAGACCAGCAAAGTATTGAACAGGTGGGGTATTCGAATATCAGTCTGTGTGAGGCTAAAACACTACacctactggtgaacactgagtaATACACTAGAAGTATCAGTTACCAATGAGTGATACACTGTCTGCAGGAAGACACATATTGAACATGAACCTAAAGAGATCAATGAAATCTACCCAGTGTCATGGACACAAGAGTCATTTCACGCCACGATTCACGGCCCACGTTGGCACACTGGCCACAAAAGTGAAACAAGGCGAGCACACAAAGAAGCTGATTTTGGGCCAGCCAAGGTTGGAGCTGGAGATCTGGAAGTGATTTGTAAAAGCAAAAAAGCACAAGACCTGCTATGAGATGGGGCACAGTTCTGCTAAATTACACACAGAAGGTAACTGCAAGACAACAATTTGTAGTGTGATGCTTGACAAACACACTTCCACAAGTTGGAGAGCAGATGGACTCATGGGCTGATTTTAAGAATGAACAGAAAAGTCATAAAATACTGCCCAATACAAGTGAGTTCCAGAGGTTCAAACATCTTGGAGAGAACTAAGAGGTGTAAAAGGGCAAACATCTTCAACGTGTCACTCAGTGATCACTGTAAATGAGTTCACTTCACTCCACCTTCTAGCAGTTACTTGGCACATGCAAGAGTTCAGAAGATTTTAACCCGGACAGTGCACCTGTCCCTACTCACAGCTGCTCCGGACGTGGGTTCGGAGAGGTTGACTTGTGTATATTCTGTGGGCATGCGCTGCCTAACACCTGATTCAAAAAAGAGGGTTGAAAGTAATGGGAAGGCAGAGATTGCTTCACCCTGAAAACGGGTTTTGGAGATAATTGtagtaaaatagattttttttccaGTTTCTGATTAACTGAAAAACAAATAGAGGAAAACACCACTGGTGTTgaggggggtagttttaggggggtTGTTTAGGGCGAGAcatccccaaataaatgcattcttgactTGGTAGTTGGGGTGTCCTGATTTCATTAAGCGGCTGTAACTTGTTTAGTTGTTTGATCAGGAACTTAAGTATATAGATTCCCGTGTTTACCACActtgtagtaaatctgcacccatagaagtaATCCTTGAGTAGATGAAATGTACACCTTTTTGGAAGTCACAAGCATTGGCAGTAGTAGGATTAGAAAGCGGCACCAGTCTCTAGTTGCCAGGTGTAGGGgctgggatgaatgtttgcaaatagtctaaccactggcaatcattaGGGGCAGCGTGCCAGCCCATTGTTCTTTGCCCCCATGCCGCTCGAGACAGACGGCCTGATTTAGGAGTTAGAGGACAGAGACAGACAGGTTTTCGGAGGACTTTATGCCAGTCACCCTGCGGGCATGTCTATACATTAGCAGGCACCACAGTCATGGACGTTCATGCCAACGTAGGGAAAGTTTGACAGGTGGCTCCATTAGGCATGATGGCTGGCCATCAAATTTGtccaaagttttattttattttttatcaagaAGCTcctaaagtgggagtttgtttttgaaaaataaaacacgAATGACAGCCACACCAGAGGGGttttgtcacagaatgggggggtaGTATTTTCCTACACCAGGAAACACCTGACATGGCAGGCGGTCAGATGGCTTACTTCCGACAGCCACAATGAAGTTTTACACGGACGGAGTAAAGTGTACTCTATCAACATAAACCTTGCCGCCTGCCCAACTCAAAATCGGGCGGATGGACCTTGGGTGTGGGCGACATGATATTGGGCCACTGCTGCAATGAGGTACCTGGGGCAGCAAACCTCAGCCCAATTAATGAGAATCAGTaccgaccctgct
It encodes the following:
- the LOC138287220 gene encoding zinc finger protein 2-like isoform X2, with product MPGPGEAPLTFCDVAACFSDEEWTLLQRWQKELYKTVMAEVHQAFSSLGPLIAATVFSLRPTDKKEPCPPDFLEFEIRNRKDPPSRDPSPSSEDASRQEEELEPEFLGHFGIHGGKCSTSPDSGLLSLALASVQDPADVTPAPPVKIKREGESDPTGLVRSSRRDRKSGPTGFQFHAIAEDAHLWDYQNSERGGSGSCVHSGPEEMSPVASLGINEEGETYPMDIQEYRSAVTDGSPSGYGSTKRNRKVSNISKCKDKLILCESTAQKLKSNIAQSITERKHSVSQMWAGSYEAQREENPEHLQSDCIQLAHSSFHQATQNVPSSETYDACEGTMRNHVSHKPVPLQSCRPYPSPEEERVYPKDSRNGRPQALKVNGKYTCTECGKSLSSMTALTRHERIHTGERPFHCAICGKTFNQNGALHRHQKLHTGEKPYQCNLCGKSFNLKHNLVGHQKIHTRLQQNYETDG
- the LOC138287220 gene encoding zinc finger protein 2-like isoform X1, with the protein product MPGPGEAPLTFCDVAACFSDEEWTLLQRWQKELYKTVMAEVHQAFSSLDMFFIFIPGPLIAATVFSLRPTDKKEPCPPDFLEFEIRNRKDPPSRDPSPSSEDASRQEEELEPEFLGHFGIHGGKCSTSPDSGLLSLALASVQDPADVTPAPPVKIKREGESDPTGLVRSSRRDRKSGPTGFQFHAIAEDAHLWDYQNSERGGSGSCVHSGPEEMSPVASLGINEEGETYPMDIQEYRSAVTDGSPSGYGSTKRNRKVSNISKCKDKLILCESTAQKLKSNIAQSITERKHSVSQMWAGSYEAQREENPEHLQSDCIQLAHSSFHQATQNVPSSETYDACEGTMRNHVSHKPVPLQSCRPYPSPEEERVYPKDSRNGRPQALKVNGKYTCTECGKSLSSMTALTRHERIHTGERPFHCAICGKTFNQNGALHRHQKLHTGEKPYQCNLCGKSFNLKHNLVGHQKIHTRLQQNYETDG